From the genome of Nitrosomonas sp., one region includes:
- a CDS encoding SDR family oxidoreductase: protein MKTALITGTNRGLGLEFVRQYALDGWRVLACTRNPSSSAELNQLMKQYPGAVHVHALDVANHEQIAHLSHELAKEKIDLLINNAGVYPTMRGASFHQIDYEAWAYAFEVNAMAPLKMADAFYSQISKSESKKIITITSKMGSVADNRSGGSYVYRSSKSAVNIVMKSLAIDLESKGIIVALLHPGWVRTDMGGANGLISTEKSVSGMRHVIKELIHTDTGKFFAYDGQIIPW from the coding sequence ATGAAAACTGCTCTGATTACCGGTACAAATCGTGGCTTGGGACTGGAATTCGTGCGTCAGTATGCGCTGGACGGTTGGCGTGTTCTGGCTTGTACACGAAATCCATCTTCTTCAGCTGAATTAAATCAACTGATGAAACAGTATCCTGGTGCCGTACATGTTCATGCGCTTGACGTGGCCAATCATGAACAGATAGCGCATTTGTCGCATGAATTGGCAAAAGAAAAGATAGATCTGCTTATTAATAACGCAGGCGTCTACCCGACAATGCGTGGTGCGAGCTTTCATCAAATTGATTATGAGGCATGGGCTTACGCATTTGAAGTCAATGCCATGGCGCCGCTTAAGATGGCGGATGCATTTTATTCGCAAATATCAAAGAGTGAATCGAAAAAGATCATCACGATTACCAGCAAGATGGGGAGCGTTGCCGACAATCGAAGTGGCGGCAGTTATGTGTATCGTTCTAGTAAATCCGCTGTCAATATCGTCATGAAAAGCCTTGCAATCGATCTGGAATCAAAAGGGATTATCGTGGCATTGCTCCATCCTGGCTGGGTCAGAACAGATATGGGGGGGGCAAACGGTTTGATTTCTACCGAGAAAAGTGTTTCTGGAATGCGGCATGTCATCAAAGAATTGATACATACCGATACCGGGAAATTTTTTGCGTATGATGGCCAAATCATTCCCTGGTAA
- a CDS encoding aldolase gives MSGHTFDLDKKELIKQSFNQMDEHLQGAQYSQAQKLALTCRILFDNGHDSGLAGQITARGERQGTYLTQRLGLGFDEISACNLLLVNEDLEVLEGEGMANPANRFHSWLYRARPDVQCIIHTHALHTAALSMLEIPLEISHMDNCVLFDDVAFLQKWPGVPVGNEEGELIAQAIGTKRAILLAHHGLLVACSSIEESCLLAMAFERAAKMQLLALAAGEIQPINPELGREAHDWILRSQRSAIGFAYYARRYLKKNSADCLE, from the coding sequence ATGAGTGGACATACATTCGATCTGGATAAAAAGGAATTAATCAAACAATCGTTCAATCAGATGGATGAGCATTTGCAGGGGGCGCAATACAGTCAAGCGCAAAAACTGGCATTGACGTGTCGAATTTTGTTTGACAATGGCCATGATTCCGGACTTGCCGGCCAGATTACAGCACGCGGCGAAAGACAGGGAACTTATTTGACACAACGTCTGGGTTTAGGTTTTGATGAAATCAGCGCGTGTAACCTATTGCTGGTTAATGAGGATCTCGAGGTACTTGAAGGTGAAGGAATGGCGAACCCTGCAAACCGTTTTCATTCATGGTTGTACCGTGCCCGCCCGGATGTGCAGTGTATTATTCATACACATGCATTACACACGGCCGCACTGAGTATGCTTGAAATACCGCTGGAAATTTCGCATATGGATAATTGCGTGCTCTTTGATGATGTGGCTTTCCTACAGAAATGGCCAGGTGTTCCAGTTGGCAATGAAGAAGGTGAGTTGATCGCTCAGGCGATTGGAACAAAACGCGCCATTTTGTTAGCGCATCATGGTCTGCTCGTGGCCTGTTCAAGTATTGAGGAATCCTGTCTCTTGGCGATGGCATTCGAACGGGCGGCAAAGATGCAGTTGCTCGCACTTGCTGCTGGAGAAATTCAACCCATTAATCCAGAGTTGGGCCGAGAAGCCCATGATTGGATTCTTCGTTCACAAAGAAGTGCCATCGGTTTTGCATATTATGCGAGACGTTACCTTAAAAAAAATAGTGCCGATTGTCTTGAATAG
- a CDS encoding A24 family peptidase, which translates to MIQLLIYALLIILLLNAALQDYRGYRIKNSLVISGAFLGILLNTVTPVGLGFYASLIGWSVGLLLLLPFYMFRMMGAGDVKLVAMVGAFLGPQATITALLYILVAGGVLSIYVAWHRGLIKEPFCEVRNLLRQFIVNLVKCNIRSSPSFNTFTVSPDAGNRLNESASRLPYGVAIAAGTLIFLAVNLFSVLD; encoded by the coding sequence GTGATACAGTTGTTGATTTATGCGTTATTGATCATTTTATTGCTCAACGCCGCCTTGCAGGATTATCGCGGTTATCGTATCAAAAATTCTTTGGTCATTTCGGGTGCCTTTCTGGGTATTTTATTAAACACAGTAACGCCTGTTGGGCTCGGTTTTTATGCATCTCTTATTGGATGGAGCGTGGGTTTGTTATTGCTGTTGCCATTTTATATGTTTCGAATGATGGGCGCGGGCGATGTAAAATTAGTGGCTATGGTCGGTGCGTTTTTAGGGCCACAGGCAACAATAACGGCTTTGCTATATATCCTGGTAGCAGGTGGTGTTTTGTCAATCTATGTTGCCTGGCATCGTGGTCTGATAAAAGAACCGTTCTGCGAAGTACGAAACCTGTTGCGTCAGTTTATTGTGAATCTAGTCAAATGCAATATCCGATCTTCCCCATCATTTAATACATTCACCGTTTCCCCTGATGCTGGCAATAGATTGAATGAATCTGCCAGCCGGTTGCCTTACGGTGTGGCGATTGCCGCAGGTACACTGATCTTTCTTGCTGTCAATCTGTTTTCAGTTCTGGATTAG
- the efp gene encoding elongation factor P: protein MKISAFEVRIGNLVEYQNKLWKVYKKNHVKPGKGGAFVQLEMKCISDGTKLNERFRSEDKVEKAHVEPRQMQYLYSEGDAYIFMDSESFEQLSISGDDLEAQAPYLLPNTDVQINFYNENPIGVELPANVVLEVTETEVMLKGQTAASGGKPAVLETGLKVSVPQFVNVGDKIKVNTDTGEYVERV, encoded by the coding sequence ATGAAAATTTCTGCATTTGAAGTACGTATCGGCAACTTGGTTGAATATCAAAACAAACTATGGAAAGTGTATAAGAAAAATCATGTTAAACCAGGAAAAGGCGGCGCTTTTGTACAACTGGAAATGAAATGTATCAGTGATGGCACGAAGCTTAATGAACGTTTTCGTTCAGAAGACAAAGTAGAAAAAGCGCATGTGGAACCACGTCAGATGCAATATCTATACTCCGAAGGCGATGCCTATATTTTTATGGATAGTGAATCTTTTGAACAACTGTCCATATCTGGTGATGACTTGGAAGCACAAGCCCCTTATTTGTTGCCTAATACTGATGTACAGATTAATTTTTATAATGAAAACCCTATTGGTGTTGAGTTGCCTGCTAATGTTGTGCTGGAAGTGACGGAAACAGAGGTCATGCTCAAGGGTCAAACCGCTGCCAGCGGCGGCAAACCGGCGGTTCTGGAAACCGGATTGAAGGTGAGTGTGCCTCAATTTGTTAATGTTGGTGATAAAATCAAAGTGAATACCGATACCGGTGAGTATGTTGAACGGGTGTAG
- the rpe gene encoding ribulose-phosphate 3-epimerase: protein MYRIAPSILSANFAKLGEEITNVIESGADIIHFDVMDNHYVPNLTIGPLVCEAIRPLTDAMIDVHLMVEPVDRIVPDFAKAGANIISFHPEASAHIDRTIGLIKEQGCLAGLVFNPATPLHYLDHVLDKLDLILIMSVNPGFGGQQFIPEALNKLRAVRKRIDESGNKEIMLEIDGGVKVDNIAEIARAGADTFVAGSAIYHAGKDSDPHRYDTIVAALRAELDKV, encoded by the coding sequence ATGTACCGTATTGCTCCAAGTATTCTATCAGCCAATTTTGCCAAACTTGGTGAGGAAATTACCAATGTCATTGAATCCGGCGCTGATATTATACATTTTGATGTTATGGATAATCATTATGTTCCAAATCTGACTATTGGTCCGCTTGTATGTGAAGCTATCCGGCCACTTACAGATGCGATGATTGATGTTCACCTGATGGTAGAGCCTGTGGATCGTATTGTTCCTGATTTTGCGAAAGCTGGCGCCAATATTATTTCCTTTCATCCCGAAGCATCTGCGCATATCGACAGGACGATAGGACTGATAAAGGAACAGGGTTGTCTTGCAGGTTTGGTGTTTAATCCGGCCACACCGCTGCATTACCTGGACCATGTATTGGATAAGCTCGATTTGATCCTTATCATGTCGGTAAATCCGGGTTTTGGTGGACAGCAATTTATTCCTGAAGCGCTAAACAAGCTCAGAGCGGTGCGGAAACGTATTGATGAGAGCGGCAATAAAGAAATCATGCTGGAAATCGATGGCGGCGTTAAAGTGGATAATATTGCTGAAATAGCGCGTGCGGGCGCCGATACTTTTGTCGCAGGTTCAGCAATCTACCATGCTGGCAAAGACAGCGATCCGCATCGCTATGACACGATTGTTGCTGCCCTGCGTGCAGAACTGGACAAGGTGTAG
- the apaG gene encoding Co2+/Mg2+ efflux protein ApaG — protein sequence MSEKKYEINVSVRTAYLPDQSDEETDQYVFAYTITIANKGTVATQLISRHWIITNGDGTIQEVRGLGVVGEQPLLKPGDTFEYTSGTVISASVGSMKGSYQMATEDGIHFDVPIPEFILTVPRTLH from the coding sequence ATGTCAGAAAAAAAATATGAAATTAACGTCAGTGTACGGACAGCTTACTTGCCGGATCAGTCGGACGAAGAAACCGACCAGTATGTCTTCGCCTATACCATTACTATCGCCAACAAAGGCACAGTCGCGACACAATTGATCAGCCGCCACTGGATTATCACGAATGGCGACGGCACCATACAAGAAGTACGTGGCTTGGGTGTTGTCGGCGAACAACCCTTACTCAAGCCAGGCGACACCTTCGAATATACCAGCGGCACAGTCATTTCAGCTTCGGTAGGTTCAATGAAAGGCAGTTACCAAATGGCAACAGAGGACGGCATTCACTTTGATGTACCCATTCCCGAGTTTATCTTGACCGTCCCACGCACCCTGCATTAA
- a CDS encoding Flp family type IVb pilin, with product MEKIVLAVKNFWNDEEGVSAIEYGLIAVLIAVMIISGATAIGIDLDVIFKFITSQLTLPA from the coding sequence ATGGAAAAAATCGTATTAGCTGTTAAAAATTTCTGGAATGACGAAGAAGGTGTTAGTGCGATTGAATATGGCCTGATTGCTGTGTTAATCGCAGTCATGATTATTTCCGGGGCAACAGCAATTGGTATTGACCTGGATGTAATCTTTAAATTTATTACTAGTCAACTAACTTTGCCAGCATAA